The sequence below is a genomic window from Candidatus Neomarinimicrobiota bacterium.
GGTGATATTTCTCCAAGCAGATACGGAGACACTTATGCGAAATATTTCACGCCGTGGTAGGGATTTTGAAAAAAATATGTCCGAAGATTATATTGATGCTTTGAATCAAGTTTATAATGAATATTTTTTCCGTTATCAGGATACGCCATTGGTTATTATTAATACTAATAATATTGATTTTGTTAATAATGAGAGAGATTTGGAAGAGGTGATTAATTATATTCGTCAACCAGTCACAGGGACCAAGTTTTTTAATCCAACTACAGGTTTATAATTGTGATTCGAATTTTGATCTATGGAACGTTGGCTTACATTGTATATGCATTATTTAAACAAGTTAAACTGGTTTCAAAAGCCACAAAGAAGTCGGTTAAACAAAAAGGGTCATATAAAAATTTTGATATTAAAGATGCTGATTACGAGGATTTAAATAATGAGGGGAACAATGAACAAAGTAATTGATTTTTTAAAAGGCAAATGTGAATGCACACAAATTGGATTGTTAGTGTTGCGAATTTTACCTGGTTATTTTTTAGTAACCAATCATGGGTGGAGTAAAATAACAAATCCTGAGAAGTGGGAATGGTTGGGTGGAACGGTATCGAAATATTTCGGTGGTGTTCTAAATTTTGCAGATCCGGCTTTTGGATTCTTGGCAGCATTCTCAGAATCTATCTGTGCCGTATTAGTTTTGGTTGGACTTTTTACACAACCGGCCGCAATTTTAGTTTGCGGTACAATGTTCTTTGCAGCTTTCCATCATATTACAACCACAGGAAGCCCGGAAAGCGCCTTGATATATTTTACGATTTTTGCCGCAATCGCTCTGGCTGGACCAGGGAAATATAGTATCGACAAAATATTTTTGTCCAAGTCCGAGGATTAATGCACGCCGCTCGCATTCACGAGCATGGAGGGCCGGAAGTGCTTCGTTATGAATCGGTGCCGGAACCGACTCCTGATTCAGGTGAGGTTGTTGTCCAAATAAAAGCATCGGCCATGAATCATTTAGACCTTTGGGTACGCCGTGGCATTCCCGGTACGCCATTACCCATGATCTTAGGTAGCGATGGCGCCGGTATTATTTCAGAAATTGGAAACAACATAAATCAATTAAAGGTTGGAGACGAAGTTTGTATACAACCACTAACCTATTGTGGTCACTGTCGTTTTTGCTCCCGTGGACAAGAAAACTATTGTAATAAATTAGGGATTCTTGGTGAAAATCAGGATGGAACCAATTGTGAATTCATCACACTTCCGGAAAAAAATGTTCGCTTAAAACCGACACATCTTTCATTTGAAGAAGCGGCGGCATTTCCACTAACATCACAAACAGCTTATAGTATGCTTGTTCGTCGGGCAAAAATTGAAACAGGAGAAATTATTTTTGTTTGGGGCGCTGGTTCTGGTGTTGGGACTATGGCAATTCAAATTGCTAAAGCAAAAGGTTGCCGCATTATTACTACGGGCGGCAGTGAGGAAAAACGTGCACATGCCAAAGCAATTGGCGCTGATTTAGTTTTGGACCATTATAAAGATAATATTCCAAAAATTGTCAAGGATTATTCTGACGGTACTGGTGTAGATGTTGTATTTGAACATGTGGGGAATGCCACTTGGGAAACGAGTATGCGTATTCTTGGGAAGGGTGGTCGATTGGTCACTTGCGGCGCAACTACAGGTCCGAAAGTTGGAATCGACCTTCGCCATCTATTTTTTAAACAGCAATCGGTTATGGGATCTACAATGGGAGACGTGGCTGCTTTTGATGATTGTCTTACACTGGTTTCTAATGGGAAGATTAAACCGATTGTAGATAAGCTATTTCCATTGAGCGAAATTAAACAAGCTCATGAACACCTGGAAAATGGTCAACAAATTGGTAAAGTCATCCTGATACCATAATGAAGTACAATAAACATATTTTTATCTGTATTAATGAACGAGCGGAATGCGGTACCAAAGGTGATTGCGCTCAAAAAGGTGGCAAAGAAATTCGAATGCGTTTTGTTCAACTGATCAACGAACATGGCCTAAAAGGAAAAGTGCGGGCTAATAAAAGCGGTTGTTTGGATGCCTGTGAGATGGGTGCGGCCATTGTTATATATCCCCGTGGAATTTGGTATTCAGAAGTACAATTAGAAGATGTAGATGAAATTTTTAATGTTTCCGTGTTGGGAGAGGGTATTGTTGACCGAATAGTTTCAACACAGGAAACTTGGGAAGAGTTGAATCGTATCAGGAATAAAAATCGGGTGGAAGTATGAAAAAAATATTATTAATTGCATGCATGGGTTTATGTTTGTCAACAGGGCACGCCCAAATGAAAAAAAGTTTTGGCGGAATGATGGGAACACGGGGCTTTGGAGTCATTTTCTCTGGAAATTGGCAAATAAAACGGGATATGACTGTTGGGTTTGAAACGCGTTATTATGATATAAAGAATGATACTGAACTCCCTGTTTACGATCCCTATACTGGAAACTCCTATAATGTGGGCGATAAAGCACTATTCATGATTCCTATTTATGGAACCATGAAATGGTTTCCATTTGAAGGTAAAATTGCCAATAATTTTTCACCCTTCGTCGCGGTAAAGCTTGGTCCTGTATTGGCCGTGGATGGAAATGAAGAATACCGATCGTTTAAAAGTCGCTGGAGAAAAGCATCCACTTTAGGGACCTACGGAGGTCAGATAGTTTTTGGTGTTCAATTTCTTAAAATGGGGGGAGGTGCCATAACACCTTCAATTGGTTATGAATTTATTCCAATGGGAGAAGAAGTTGATGGCCGCGATAATTATAATGGTATGGCTATTAACATTTCTTTTAGTTATGCCCTTAACCGTCGCTAATGGAAGAACATTTTTTTCATATATACCCAGATCAAATAGAACAGGATCAATTCACTCTTTCTGAAAAAGAATCTCGACATTTTTGTAAATCTTTGAGGGGAAATGTGGGAGATAATTTGTGGCTTTTAGATGGTATAGGCACCGCATTCGAAGGTGTTGTTTTAGAAATTAATGGTGGATCAGTTTCGGGTAGAATCCAAAATTCCATCCCCAATTATGGTGAATCAAAATTTTCTATTCATTTAGCTATCGGACTTATAAAAGGCAGTAGAATGGATATGGTTTTGGAGAAAGTTACGGAAATGGGTGTTCATTCTATTCAGCCACTTTTTCTCGATCGTTGTGTGAAAAATAAGTTAAATATGGATCGTGCCAATCGGATTGTTATTTCGGCAGCCAAACAGGCGGGCCGGAGTTTATTTCCCAAAATCTTTGAACCAATCAATTTGAGTGAATGGCTGAAAAAACATTCTAATGAGCATAAAATTTTATGCCACATGTTTGGAAATCAGTCAATGGCGGATGCACTGGGTAGCGAAAATAAAACGGTCTGTTTAATCATTGGTCCCGAAGGTGATTTCTCTGAAAGTGAAATGGATAAAATGAAGGAAGCTAATGTCGAATTTGCACTTTTAGGTCCGAGACGGTTGCGGAGCGAATCCGCAGCAATGGTTGCCGTTTCAAATTTAAATCAACTCATGGAGGTGCAAAGATGAGCGATTGTTTATTTTGCAAGATGGTTTCGGGTAAAATCCCCTGTAATCAAGTTTTTGAAAATGAATCAATTTTAGCTTTCAGGGATATTGCACCTAAGGCGCCGACCCATATTTTGGTGATTCCCAAAAAACATATTGAATCGATTAATGCATTAGATCGTAATGATAAGGAGTTGGCCGGAGAAATGTTATTGGTAGCACAACAAATAACCCGAGATGAAGGAATCGACGAAACAGGATTTCGAGCTGTTTTTAATACCAATACTCATGGAGGACAAACTGTTTTTCATATTCACATGCATTTGTTTGGTGGACGCCAAATGACCTGGCCACCGGGATAATTCTTATATTATCCATGTAGTTTTCTCCTCAAGAAATTATTAGATTTCCCGACCTCTTTTACCTCGGAAAATGTATATATCTGAACTCAATCTACACGGCTTCAAATCCTTTGCCAAAAAGGAAAAGCTTAAATTCGGCGAAGGCGTCACCGTTATCGTTGGCCCCAATGGATGTGGAAAAACTAATATTGTGGATGCCATCCGTTGGGTATTGGGTGAACAGAAATATTCTGTCCTTCGCTCAAATAAAATGGGTGATGTTATTTTTAATGGTGCTGATGGTCTAAAACCTCTTTCCGTTTGTGAAGCAACACTTACTGTCCACAACAATCGTGGCAAACTTCCCTTAGAATATAATGATATTGAAATTTGCCGTAGAGTTTATCGTAATGGTGAATCTGAATTTTTTATCAATCGTACGCCCTGCCGTTTAAAAGATATCCATGATTTATTCGTCGATACTGGAATGGGTTCAGATGCATATTCTGTAATTGAGCTAAAAATGATTGAGCAAATCTTATCTGAGACTGCAGATGATAGAAAAAGAATGTTCGAGGAAGCGGCAGGAATCAATAAGTATAAGCAACAACGAAAGTCAACGTTAAGAAAATTTGATGCTGTTCGGCAAGATCTAGAAAGAGTCGGAGATATTGTTCAGGAAGTTGAACAAAAAGTCCATGCACTAAACCTTCAGCTAAAACGATTCAAGCGCCACGAAATCCTCTCGGACGAGTTGAAAGATAAGGAACTGTCACTAGCCTTTGTTAGAATTCATGAATATGACTCTGATATTATACCTTTGCGTCAGCGCGTTGTTGAATTTACCCACCTCAAAGATGAAACAGCATCTGACACATCCAACCATGAGAATGAATTAAAATATTTAAAAGGATTATACAAAGATCAACAGGGTAAATTGCAATTACTTCAAAACACGTTGAACGATATGGAAGTAAATCGGGAATCCGCTCGCAATAATGTATTGGTTTGGTCCGAGCAGGATAAAGCAGCGGAAGCGACTATTCTCCGATTGAACAGGGAAGATGGGATTAACGCTGACAAAAAAGTTCAACTCACAAGTCAAATGGGAGAGCATGAAACTGAGATTGCAGCCATATCTCCAAAAGTTGACGAACAATTAATAAAATATAAATCAAAGAAGTCTAAATTTGAGAAGGTTGCAACCCAATATAAAAATGCACAAAAAGATTTAGAGACGGCCCAAGGAAATCGCTGGGATGCACAACGTAGTATGGGTGATAATCGGTCCCTTTTAGATCGCACTATATCACTCATAGAAGAAAAAAATAACACCATTTCCCGTATGAATGAGAAGATTCAAGAAATTGAAATAAACCATAAGACCCAGGGCACAGAACAAATAGAATTAGAATCTAAAAAATCGAAATGGGTAAAATCTATTGGTAAAATCCAATCTCAGTTAAATAT
It includes:
- a CDS encoding (2Fe-2S) ferredoxin domain-containing protein, with product MKYNKHIFICINERAECGTKGDCAQKGGKEIRMRFVQLINEHGLKGKVRANKSGCLDACEMGAAIVIYPRGIWYSEVQLEDVDEIFNVSVLGEGIVDRIVSTQETWEELNRIRNKNRVEV
- a CDS encoding zinc-binding dehydrogenase yields the protein MHAARIHEHGGPEVLRYESVPEPTPDSGEVVVQIKASAMNHLDLWVRRGIPGTPLPMILGSDGAGIISEIGNNINQLKVGDEVCIQPLTYCGHCRFCSRGQENYCNKLGILGENQDGTNCEFITLPEKNVRLKPTHLSFEEAAAFPLTSQTAYSMLVRRAKIETGEIIFVWGAGSGVGTMAIQIAKAKGCRIITTGGSEEKRAHAKAIGADLVLDHYKDNIPKIVKDYSDGTGVDVVFEHVGNATWETSMRILGKGGRLVTCGATTGPKVGIDLRHLFFKQQSVMGSTMGDVAAFDDCLTLVSNGKIKPIVDKLFPLSEIKQAHEHLENGQQIGKVILIP
- a CDS encoding 16S rRNA (uracil(1498)-N(3))-methyltransferase; this translates as MEEHFFHIYPDQIEQDQFTLSEKESRHFCKSLRGNVGDNLWLLDGIGTAFEGVVLEINGGSVSGRIQNSIPNYGESKFSIHLAIGLIKGSRMDMVLEKVTEMGVHSIQPLFLDRCVKNKLNMDRANRIVISAAKQAGRSLFPKIFEPINLSEWLKKHSNEHKILCHMFGNQSMADALGSENKTVCLIIGPEGDFSESEMDKMKEANVEFALLGPRRLRSESAAMVAVSNLNQLMEVQR
- a CDS encoding DoxX family protein; amino-acid sequence: MNKVIDFLKGKCECTQIGLLVLRILPGYFLVTNHGWSKITNPEKWEWLGGTVSKYFGGVLNFADPAFGFLAAFSESICAVLVLVGLFTQPAAILVCGTMFFAAFHHITTTGSPESALIYFTIFAAIALAGPGKYSIDKIFLSKSED
- a CDS encoding histidine triad nucleotide-binding protein, with the translated sequence MSDCLFCKMVSGKIPCNQVFENESILAFRDIAPKAPTHILVIPKKHIESINALDRNDKELAGEMLLVAQQITRDEGIDETGFRAVFNTNTHGGQTVFHIHMHLFGGRQMTWPPG